One genomic window of Corynebacterium pseudotuberculosis includes the following:
- a CDS encoding YPDG domain-containing protein, with protein MSSNKNVALRNLAVAAGATALGLGAVFGTAGAAMAADEPATPPAVNAEKPAPSIEQDTPVDVDKPETLDPDEKTPEIDDRDDVLKYEPTTVKAGHTAYAEIKGDVDEDTIFGYSQSGIPEGWFVSVDEETGKVSVSASPDAKPGDTYTVKVKVVDLDGKVTWAEAPFTVGE; from the coding sequence TTGTCTTCTAACAAGAACGTTGCTCTCCGCAACCTAGCAGTAGCTGCTGGTGCCACCGCTCTAGGCCTTGGGGCGGTATTTGGAACTGCTGGAGCGGCTATGGCCGCTGATGAGCCGGCAACTCCACCAGCCGTAAACGCAGAAAAGCCCGCCCCTTCCATCGAACAGGACACTCCTGTTGACGTGGATAAGCCGGAAACACTAGATCCCGATGAGAAAACCCCTGAGATCGATGATCGTGATGACGTACTGAAGTACGAACCGACCACCGTGAAAGCAGGGCACACCGCTTATGCGGAAATCAAGGGAGATGTTGATGAGGACACCATCTTTGGATACTCACAGTCGGGTATTCCAGAGGGCTGGTTTGTCTCTGTCGATGAAGAAACCGGCAAAGTGAGTGTTAGCGCCAGCCCTGATGCAAAGCCTGGTGACACCTATACTGTGAAGGTCAAAGTAGTGGACCTTGACGGAAAAGTAACATGGGCGGAAGCACCTTTCACCGTGGGTGAGTAA
- a CDS encoding substrate-binding domain-containing protein, which produces MKNLRFPLHAAVITLAASVVLSACSATGGAPRSSNITGGQSGGVDTPRYVVAMVTHGAPGDTFWDLIRKGAEDAAKKSNIELRYASDPEAPNQSNLIQNAIDSKVDGIAVTMPNAEAIGPTAKKAVAAKIPTVALNAGLDAYQKYDISAFFGQEEKVAGTLAGKRLAQDGAKHALCVIHEQGNSSQEARCAGLKEGLADADVEILYVNGKDMTSVQSTVQAKLAQDKSIDWVMGLVAPVALTSVDAVKNSGSSAKISTFDTNAQLVTAIKNGTVQWAVDQQPYLQGYLAIDALWLAQRNGSTVGGNRPVYTGPSFVDATNVDKIADSAKEGLR; this is translated from the coding sequence GTGAAAAATCTCCGGTTCCCCCTACATGCGGCGGTCATTACACTCGCTGCATCCGTCGTTCTCAGCGCTTGCTCTGCAACAGGTGGCGCTCCGCGCTCCTCGAATATTACGGGCGGACAATCGGGTGGAGTAGATACGCCTCGCTACGTGGTCGCAATGGTGACGCACGGTGCTCCAGGCGATACTTTCTGGGATTTGATACGTAAAGGCGCGGAAGATGCGGCAAAGAAGAGCAATATAGAGCTGCGGTACGCGTCGGATCCGGAAGCGCCGAATCAATCTAATCTGATTCAAAACGCCATAGATTCCAAAGTCGATGGGATAGCAGTGACTATGCCCAACGCGGAGGCAATTGGGCCAACCGCAAAGAAAGCTGTGGCAGCAAAAATCCCAACGGTGGCGCTCAACGCAGGACTAGATGCTTACCAAAAATATGACATTTCTGCGTTCTTTGGACAGGAAGAAAAGGTAGCCGGAACTCTAGCTGGTAAACGCCTTGCACAGGATGGGGCTAAGCACGCTCTCTGCGTTATCCATGAGCAAGGTAACTCTTCTCAAGAAGCTCGCTGCGCGGGCCTTAAAGAGGGGCTTGCAGACGCCGACGTAGAAATTCTTTATGTCAATGGTAAGGATATGACCAGCGTGCAATCCACAGTGCAGGCAAAGCTAGCTCAGGATAAAAGCATCGACTGGGTGATGGGGCTAGTAGCCCCTGTCGCTCTCACCAGCGTGGATGCAGTAAAAAACTCTGGAAGCTCAGCCAAAATATCAACTTTTGATACTAACGCTCAGTTAGTGACCGCCATTAAGAACGGTACAGTGCAGTGGGCCGTAGATCAGCAACCGTATCTTCAGGGATACCTGGCTATCGATGCGCTGTGGCTCGCACAGCGTAATGGTTCGACTGTTGGCGGAAATAGACCTGTTTACACAGGTCCGAGTTTTGTTGATGCCACCAACGTAGACAAAATTGCAGACTCAGCAAAGGAAGGCCTGCGTTGA
- a CDS encoding ABC transporter permease yields MIIPRPTAQSAAASTADVGTATKSDDRLRRRTGFSALIRRPEFASLLGAVAIFVLFLSVAPSFRSIDALTTVLYASSTLGIVAVSVGLLMIGSEFDLSSGVAVTTAALAATMLNYNLHLNSWVGALLSLFIALAIGALSGYLVTKTGIDSFLITLAAFLMLQGLNLAITKLVTSQVATPSIADMEGFPSAQKVFAGTVHIGSVSVRATVFWWIFFVAASSWLLFKTRFGNWIFAVGGDANAARASGVPVARVKIILFMFVGFAAWFVGMHNLFTFDSIQAGQGVGNEFLYIIAAVIGGCAMTGGRGTIIGTAIGALIFGMTNQGIVYAGWNPDWFKFFLGAMLLFAVLTNTSFATLTKGRK; encoded by the coding sequence TTGATTATTCCTCGCCCTACCGCACAATCCGCAGCAGCAAGTACCGCGGACGTCGGAACTGCCACCAAAAGCGACGATCGGCTACGTCGGCGGACAGGCTTTTCGGCGCTGATTCGGCGTCCAGAGTTTGCCAGCCTGCTAGGCGCAGTAGCCATATTCGTTTTATTTTTGAGCGTGGCGCCGTCGTTTCGCTCCATTGACGCATTAACCACGGTCCTTTACGCAAGCTCTACTTTAGGAATCGTCGCTGTATCTGTGGGCCTGCTCATGATTGGCAGTGAGTTTGATCTGTCCTCGGGGGTTGCTGTTACTACAGCCGCGTTGGCTGCGACGATGCTGAACTACAACTTGCACCTCAACAGCTGGGTTGGGGCGTTACTGTCTTTATTTATTGCTCTGGCGATTGGTGCGTTGAGCGGGTACCTGGTTACCAAGACCGGTATTGATAGCTTCCTGATCACACTAGCGGCATTTTTAATGCTGCAAGGACTTAACCTGGCCATTACTAAGCTCGTAACCAGCCAAGTAGCTACTCCCAGTATCGCGGATATGGAAGGATTTCCCTCAGCGCAAAAGGTCTTTGCCGGTACCGTGCACATAGGCAGCGTCTCTGTGCGCGCGACTGTTTTTTGGTGGATATTCTTTGTAGCAGCGAGTTCATGGTTGCTGTTTAAGACGCGGTTTGGCAACTGGATTTTTGCAGTAGGTGGGGATGCCAACGCAGCACGTGCCTCTGGCGTTCCCGTGGCACGCGTCAAAATTATTTTGTTCATGTTTGTCGGTTTTGCCGCCTGGTTTGTGGGTATGCATAACCTCTTTACCTTTGACTCCATTCAAGCTGGTCAAGGCGTAGGAAACGAGTTTTTGTATATTATCGCCGCGGTGATCGGCGGCTGTGCAATGACCGGTGGGCGAGGCACGATCATAGGCACTGCTATTGGTGCCCTCATCTTTGGAATGACAAACCAGGGGATTGTTTATGCAGGATGGAATCCCGATTGGTTTAAGTTTTTCCTCGGAGCCATGCTGCTTTTTGCAGTGCTCACTAATACTTCCTTTGCCACACTAACCAAGGGGAGAAAATAA
- a CDS encoding ATP-binding cassette domain-containing protein: MDTSTTPIIELRDITKSYGAFDALRGVNLSVASGEVTCVLGDNGAGKSTLIKILSGLHKQTSGELLIDGQPVTFSGPRAALDNGIATVHQNLAVVGQMSVWRNFFLGQELTGFLGRLRESEMRSIAQEQLKTMGIDLPDIDVEVESLSGGQRQVVAIARAVYFGARVIILDEPTAALGVKQSSMVLRFVAAARDKGLGVVLITHNPHHAYLVGDRFTILNLGNQILNASRDQVTLEQLTQQMAGGGELEALSHELSR; this comes from the coding sequence ATGGATACGTCTACAACCCCGATTATTGAGCTCCGCGATATTACTAAAAGCTATGGTGCATTTGATGCTTTACGCGGTGTGAACCTGAGCGTTGCGTCAGGTGAGGTAACGTGCGTTTTAGGTGATAACGGCGCCGGTAAATCCACACTCATCAAGATCTTATCCGGCCTGCATAAACAGACCTCTGGAGAGTTGCTTATCGACGGCCAGCCAGTAACTTTTAGCGGCCCCCGTGCAGCATTAGACAATGGCATTGCTACTGTTCACCAAAACTTAGCGGTGGTTGGGCAGATGTCGGTGTGGAGAAATTTTTTCTTAGGACAAGAGCTCACAGGTTTTTTGGGGCGTCTCCGTGAATCTGAGATGCGCTCGATTGCTCAAGAACAATTGAAGACTATGGGGATTGATCTTCCCGATATAGACGTAGAAGTTGAGTCGCTATCGGGTGGGCAACGCCAGGTGGTAGCGATTGCTCGCGCGGTCTATTTTGGTGCTCGCGTTATTATCCTTGACGAGCCCACTGCGGCTCTCGGCGTGAAACAATCTAGCATGGTGCTGCGCTTTGTAGCAGCTGCACGAGACAAAGGTCTCGGCGTTGTTCTTATTACCCACAACCCTCATCACGCGTATTTGGTAGGGGACCGCTTTACCATCCTCAACCTGGGCAATCAGATACTCAATGCATCGCGGGATCAGGTGACCCTGGAGCAACTAACGCAACAAATGGCCGGTGGCGGGGAACTAGAGGCATTGAGCCACGAGTTATCTCGTTAG
- a CDS encoding peptidylprolyl isomerase, whose protein sequence is MMVRMTLKTATAILHTNRGDVAIELFGNHAPKTVENFVTLSDGSADYKTENASGTTEGPFYDGAVFHRIIDGFMIQGGDPTGTGRGGPGYMFADEFHPELQFDRPFLLAMANAGPGTNGSQFFITVVPTPHLNNHHTIFGEVTDPASQKVVMDIAQTATDRMDRPVEPVVIESVEITE, encoded by the coding sequence ATGATGGTGCGTATGACTTTGAAAACCGCTACCGCGATTTTGCACACCAACCGTGGCGATGTTGCAATCGAGCTCTTTGGCAACCACGCACCAAAGACTGTAGAAAACTTTGTCACCTTGTCCGATGGCTCCGCAGACTACAAGACTGAGAATGCATCTGGGACTACTGAAGGACCGTTCTACGATGGAGCAGTGTTCCACCGCATCATCGATGGCTTTATGATCCAAGGTGGTGACCCCACCGGCACAGGTCGTGGCGGCCCAGGCTACATGTTTGCAGATGAGTTCCACCCTGAGCTCCAATTCGACCGCCCGTTCCTCCTAGCCATGGCTAACGCTGGCCCAGGGACTAACGGTTCCCAGTTCTTTATCACCGTGGTGCCCACCCCGCACCTCAACAACCACCACACCATTTTCGGTGAGGTAACCGACCCTGCATCGCAGAAGGTTGTTATGGATATTGCTCAGACTGCTACCGACCGCATGGATCGCCCTGTCGAACCAGTTGTGATCGAGTCTGTAGAAATCACGGAGTAA